One genomic window of Notamacropus eugenii isolate mMacEug1 chromosome 6, mMacEug1.pri_v2, whole genome shotgun sequence includes the following:
- the EDNRB gene encoding endothelin receptor type B encodes MPRNRSPCCIPLPLLFLLCCTFGVWGEENELMSAGDTLPPLEAREVMTPTARAAWPKAANASQPLPSVPQGRSRGLSPSMCSGQTEIKETFKYINTVVSCLVFVLGIIGNSTLLRIIYKNKCMRNGPNILIASLALGDLLHIITDIPINVYKLLAEDWPFGVEMCKLVPFIQKASVGITVLSLCALSIDRYRAVASWSRIKGIGVPKWTAVEIVLIWVVSVVLAVPEAIGFDMIAMDYKGKYLRICLLHPTQKTSFMQFYKAVKDWWLFSFYFCLPLAITAFFYTLMTCEMLRKKSGMQIALNDHLKQRREVAKTVFCLVLVFALCWLPLHLSRILKLTIYDQSDPNRCELLSFLLVLDYIGINMASLNSCINPIALYLVSKRFKNCFKSCLCCWCQSFEEKQSLEEKQSCLKFKANDHGYDNFRSSNKYSSS; translated from the exons ATGCCTCGGAATCGCAGCCCGTGCTGTATCCCCCTGCCGCTGCTCTTTCTCCTCTGTTGCACTTTTGGGGTCTGGGGAGAAGAGAACGAGCTCATGTCCGCCGGAGACACCCTGCCACCGCTGGAGGCCAGGGAGGTGATGACCCCCACGGCCAGAGCCGCGTGGCCCAAGGCAGCCAACGCTAGCCAGCCCCTTCCATCGGTACCGCAGGGGCGGTCCCGCGGTCTCTCTCCCTCCATGTGCTCGGGCCAGACAGAGATCAAGGAGACTTTCAAATACATTAACACCGTGGTATCCTGCCTGGTGTTCGTGCTTGGCATCATTGGGAATTCCACCTTGTTGAGAATCATCTACAAGAACAAGTGCATGAGGAATGGTCCCAACATCCTCATCGCTAGCCTAGCCTTGGGCGACCTCCTCCATATCATCACTGACATCCCCATTAATGTCTACAAG TTGCTTGCAGAGGACTGGCCCTTTGGAGTTGAAATGTGCAAGCTGGTCCCTTTCATTCAGAAGGCCTCCGTGGGCATCACAGTGCTCAGCTTATGCGCTCTAAGTATTGACAG GTATCGAGCTGTTGCTTCCTGGAGCCGAATTAAAGGGATCGGAGTGCCTAAATGGACTGCGGtggaaattgttttaatttgggtTGTTTCCGTTGTCCTGGCGGTCCCTGAAGCTATCGGTTTTGATATGATTGCTATGGACTACAAAGGAAAGTACCTTCGAATCTGTTTGCTTCATCCTACTCAGAAAACTTCCTTTATGCAG tTTTATAAGGCAGTTAAGGACTGGTGGCTGTTTAGCTTTTATTTCTGCTTGCCCCTGGCTATCACTGCATTTTTCTATACTTTGATGACCTGTGAAATGCTGAGGAAGAAAAGCGGTATGCAAATCGCTTTAAACGACCACTTAAAGCAG agACGTGAAGTAGCCAAAACAGTCTTTTGCCTGGTGCTGGTGTTTGCCCTGTGCTGGCTACCCCTTCACCTCAGCAGGATTCTGAAGCTCACTATCTATGATCAAAGTGATCCCAATAGATGTGAACTTCTGAG CTTTTTATTGGTCCTGGACTACATCGGTATCAACATGGCTTCACTGAATTCCTGTATTAATCCAATAGCTCTGTATTTGGTGAGCAAAAGATTCAAAAACTGCTTTAAG TCATGCCTGTGTTGCTGGTGCCAATCTTTTGAGGAAAAACAGTCCCTGGAGGAAAAGCAATCCTGCCTAAAGTTCAAAGCAAATGATCATGGATACGACAACTTCCGTTCCAGTAATAAATACAGTTCATCATGA